The following proteins are co-located in the Leptodactylus fuscus isolate aLepFus1 chromosome 8, aLepFus1.hap2, whole genome shotgun sequence genome:
- the LOC142217584 gene encoding NACHT, LRR and PYD domains-containing protein 1b allele 2-like, producing the protein MIPAIPSLTNLDEQKSCDGYKRIVKPPLDKKLYTNTNYSLQIAEYNFFEPRPQIYPETLQFIVHKEMELFSFTEINIKKRAITKDTMSITLSFEENRNSESETVWRGTLTRADIEERTREAALRGESSKHALDKYHSKLVERVKSIKPVLDDLKSQDLLTNQAFSTVTSAKTTEDQMRELLTIVRGWGCGNKNKVWGILKKHNEPVIKEIEKWN; encoded by the exons aaTCTCGATGAACAAAAGAGCTGCGATGGCTATAAGAGGATTGTGAAACCTCCCCTCGACAAAAAATTGTATACCAACACAAATTACAGTTTACAGATTGCAGAATACAACTTCTTTGAGCCAAGGCCACAAATATATCCGGAG ACCTTGCAGTTCATAGTCCATAAAGAAATGGAGCTTTTTTCCTTCACGGAGATCAACATTAAAAAAAGAGCAATCACAAAAGATACAATGTCAATTACATTAAGCTTTGAGGAGAATAGGAACTCAGAGTCAGAAACTGTGTGGAGAGGAACGCTGACAAGAG CAGATATAGAAGAACGGACAAGAGAAGCTGCCCTGAGAG GAGAATCTTCTAAGCATGCTTTGGATAAATATCATTCAAAACTAGTAGAAAGAGTCAAGAGTATCAAGCCTGTTCTGGATGACCTGAAGAGTCAGGATCTTCTAACAAATCAAGCCTTCAGTACCGTGACAAGTGCCAAAACAACTGAAGATCAAATGAGAGAGCTCCTTACAATTGTGCGTGGTTGGGGCTGTGGAAACAAGAATAAGGTCTGGGGGATTCTGAAGAAACACAATGAACCAGTCATCAAAGAGATAGAGAAGTGGAACTGA